From the Streptomyces sp. Tu 2975 genome, one window contains:
- a CDS encoding cytochrome P450 yields MEVAVGREIPGQAAARPAAHAPETDLSDPSFWRLPRPARLAAFAELRARDTPVRFGDRPGFYALVRHAHVAEASRRPRDFTSAPGVTTPEPASWAKAVFGNSMVNMDGAEHATLRRIVARSFTPRLLAATEDNVREVARRIVGEMLACRPQDFVPSVASRMPFEVICDLMGVPGEARAEIATRIDQASENVGVQRGLRSRLRMPGRGLRALAHMQLVMAGLARERRRRPTGDLISALVCADVDGQALNSRQLGAFFSLLLVAGVETTRNAIAHGLALLGEHPEQRALLESDFDGYADGAVEEIVRHSTPIIQFRRTVAAECELGGHGFRPGEKVVLFYASANRDEAVFDDPDVFDITRSPNPHLGYGGGGPHHCLGAHLARQEMKALFHELLTRTGGLRTVGAPCLVDSSFDNRVRSLRFAFEAS; encoded by the coding sequence CTGGAGGTTGCCGTGGGTAGGGAGATTCCCGGCCAGGCCGCTGCGCGGCCGGCCGCACACGCCCCTGAGACCGATCTGTCCGATCCGTCGTTCTGGCGGCTGCCGCGGCCGGCCCGGCTCGCCGCCTTCGCCGAACTCCGCGCACGCGACACCCCCGTGCGGTTCGGTGACCGTCCCGGCTTCTACGCGCTGGTCCGGCACGCCCACGTCGCCGAGGCGAGTCGGCGGCCGCGTGACTTCACCAGCGCGCCGGGCGTCACCACTCCGGAGCCGGCCTCCTGGGCGAAGGCGGTCTTCGGTAACTCGATGGTCAACATGGACGGTGCGGAACATGCCACGCTGCGCCGGATCGTGGCCCGTTCGTTCACGCCGAGACTGCTGGCCGCCACCGAGGACAACGTCAGGGAGGTCGCCCGGCGCATCGTCGGGGAGATGCTGGCGTGCCGACCGCAGGACTTCGTCCCTTCGGTCGCCTCACGCATGCCGTTCGAGGTGATCTGCGACCTGATGGGCGTCCCGGGCGAGGCCCGTGCCGAGATCGCGACCCGTATCGACCAGGCCTCCGAGAACGTGGGCGTGCAGCGCGGCCTGCGGTCCAGGCTGCGGATGCCCGGGCGCGGACTGCGCGCCCTGGCCCATATGCAGCTGGTGATGGCGGGCCTGGCCCGGGAGCGGCGCCGCAGGCCCACGGGGGATCTCATCTCCGCCCTGGTGTGCGCGGACGTGGACGGCCAGGCGCTGAACTCGCGGCAGCTGGGCGCGTTCTTCTCGCTGCTGCTGGTCGCGGGAGTGGAGACGACGCGCAACGCGATCGCGCACGGGCTGGCGCTGCTCGGCGAACACCCGGAGCAGCGGGCTCTGCTGGAATCGGACTTCGACGGGTACGCGGACGGCGCCGTGGAGGAGATCGTCCGTCACTCGACCCCGATCATCCAGTTCCGCCGCACGGTGGCCGCCGAGTGCGAGCTCGGCGGCCATGGCTTCCGCCCAGGCGAGAAGGTGGTTCTGTTCTACGCGTCGGCCAACCGGGACGAGGCCGTCTTCGACGATCCGGACGTCTTCGACATCACCCGCAGCCCCAATCCGCACCTGGGGTACGGCGGTGGGGGCCCGCACCACTGCCTCGGCGCGCACCTGGCCAGACAGGAGATGAAGGCCCTGTTCCATGAACTGCTCACCAGGACCGGCGGCCTCCGGACGGTCGGCGCGCCGTGCCTGGTCGACTCCAGTTTCGACAACCGTGTCCGGTCCCTCCGTTTCGCCTTCGAAGCATCCTGA
- a CDS encoding DUF5949 family protein, translating to MTTANTPRSAVNRSRLGTLSLLAWTGDPAQGHDTPYLLTYSLGDGSDGPAAGEEEALAMIAELGLTVGDEMHDHTHDGSHPIQLLVEAGQAVVNMPYLNAQCPAPPEWLAAADRRGHVHFMIASRPWPEGTPGKPVSDEAFQSFLGDETTLISSAHVLLPVSRLRR from the coding sequence ATGACCACAGCCAACACCCCCCGATCCGCCGTGAACCGCAGCCGGCTGGGCACGCTCTCCCTGCTCGCATGGACCGGTGACCCCGCTCAGGGGCATGACACGCCCTACCTGCTCACCTACTCCCTCGGCGACGGCAGCGACGGCCCCGCCGCGGGGGAGGAGGAGGCCCTGGCGATGATCGCGGAGCTCGGGCTGACCGTCGGTGACGAGATGCACGACCACACGCACGACGGCTCGCACCCGATCCAGCTGTTGGTGGAAGCCGGCCAGGCCGTCGTCAACATGCCCTACCTCAACGCCCAGTGCCCGGCGCCGCCCGAGTGGCTGGCAGCCGCGGACCGGCGCGGCCATGTCCACTTCATGATCGCGAGCCGCCCGTGGCCCGAGGGGACGCCGGGCAAGCCCGTCAGCGACGAGGCCTTCCAGTCCTTCCTCGGCGACGAGACCACCCTCATCAGCTCCGCGCACGTACTGCTGCCGGTATCACGGCTGCGCCGCTGA
- a CDS encoding NAD(P)-binding domain-containing protein has product MYDLAVIGAGPYGLSVAAHAAAAGMSLRVFGRTMASWRDHMPEGMFLKSEPWASDLSDPDAKYTLADYAAVRGFEAAHGRPLPIADFAGYGMWFAEHAAPPVEERTVTRVVPSARCFRVETADGDRIEARTVAVAVGIMPFRRVPEPLKGLPPALCSHSSGHLDPSGFGDLDVTVVGAGQAALETATLLAEHGARPQLVARTDRIRWNTVPLPQRRGRLSTLHTPLSGLGSGWTTWAWSQLPGPVGRLPAGLRERLTAGALGPAGAWWLRDRYEQRVPELLGHSLRRASVRDDGRVRLELNTPGGGTRSLDTGHVVAATGFVPELDRLGLLDPGLRQALRRAGTGRAPALTPRFESSCPGLFFAGLLTAPTFGPAMRFVYGTAFTADRLVAGVRRRLRR; this is encoded by the coding sequence ATGTACGACTTGGCAGTGATCGGCGCCGGCCCGTACGGGCTCTCCGTCGCGGCGCACGCCGCCGCGGCAGGGATGAGCCTGCGGGTGTTCGGCAGAACCATGGCGTCCTGGCGGGACCACATGCCGGAAGGGATGTTCCTCAAGTCGGAGCCCTGGGCCTCCGACCTGTCGGACCCGGACGCCAAGTACACCCTCGCCGACTACGCCGCCGTCCGCGGCTTCGAGGCGGCGCACGGCCGTCCGCTCCCGATCGCCGACTTCGCCGGGTACGGCATGTGGTTCGCCGAGCACGCGGCGCCGCCCGTCGAGGAACGGACCGTCACCCGGGTCGTCCCGTCGGCCCGCTGCTTCCGTGTGGAGACGGCGGACGGCGACCGCATCGAGGCGCGGACGGTGGCGGTCGCCGTCGGCATCATGCCCTTCCGGCGCGTGCCCGAGCCGCTCAAGGGGTTGCCCCCAGCCCTCTGTTCGCACAGCAGCGGCCACCTGGACCCGAGCGGGTTCGGCGACCTCGACGTCACCGTCGTCGGTGCCGGCCAGGCGGCGCTGGAGACGGCGACCCTGCTCGCCGAGCACGGGGCACGGCCGCAGTTGGTGGCCCGCACGGACCGGATCCGGTGGAACACCGTGCCCCTGCCGCAGCGGCGCGGACGGCTGAGCACCCTGCACACCCCGCTCAGCGGTCTCGGCAGCGGCTGGACCACCTGGGCATGGTCGCAACTGCCCGGGCCGGTCGGTCGGCTGCCGGCCGGCCTGCGGGAACGCCTGACGGCCGGCGCGCTCGGACCGGCCGGCGCCTGGTGGCTCCGCGACCGCTACGAACAGCGGGTGCCCGAACTGCTCGGACACAGCCTCCGCCGGGCCTCGGTGCGCGACGACGGCCGGGTGCGGCTCGAGCTGAACACACCCGGCGGCGGGACCCGTTCGCTCGACACCGGCCATGTCGTCGCGGCGACGGGCTTTGTCCCGGAGCTGGACCGTCTCGGCCTGCTCGACCCCGGTCTCCGGCAGGCGCTGCGCAGGGCGGGCACCGGCCGGGCACCGGCGCTGACCCCCCGGTTCGAGTCCAGCTGCCCCGGACTGTTCTTCGCCGGTCTGCTGACCGCGCCGACGTTCGGTCCCGCCATGCGGTTCGTGTACGGCACGGCCTTCACCGCGGACCGGCTCGTCGCCGGGGTGCGGCGCCGGCTGCGGCGCTGA